The Cupriavidus nantongensis genome has a segment encoding these proteins:
- a CDS encoding isocitrate lyase/PEP mutase family protein: MSAPGLPMAALKERLRRREPVLAPGVYDALSALLAEQAGFEALYLSGGAVAYTLLGRSDVGLTTATETAEVLARITDRVALPVIVDGDTGYGNALNTQRTVRSFERAGAAMIQLEDQGFPKRCGHLAGKTLVPVHEMCGKLRAALDARHDDGTLILARTDAVAVEGLDAAIERAEAYLACGVDALFIEAVVSAADMDRVCDRFAARVPLLANMVEGGRTPIQSAAELGARGYRIVIYPGGTVRFASRQLQRYFAGLRADGSTRAFQQEMNNFDALNRLIGTPQLLDAGRRYAADD, from the coding sequence ATGAGCGCGCCCGGCCTTCCCATGGCCGCGCTGAAGGAACGCCTGCGCCGGCGCGAGCCGGTGCTGGCTCCGGGCGTCTACGACGCGCTCAGCGCCCTGCTGGCCGAGCAGGCCGGCTTCGAGGCCCTGTACCTGTCGGGCGGCGCGGTGGCCTACACCTTGCTGGGCCGTTCCGACGTGGGCCTGACCACCGCCACCGAAACCGCCGAGGTACTGGCGCGCATCACCGACCGGGTCGCGCTGCCCGTGATCGTGGACGGCGACACCGGCTACGGCAATGCGCTCAACACGCAACGCACGGTGCGCTCCTTCGAGCGCGCCGGTGCCGCGATGATCCAGCTGGAGGACCAGGGCTTTCCCAAGCGCTGCGGCCACCTGGCCGGCAAGACGCTGGTGCCTGTGCACGAAATGTGCGGCAAGCTGCGGGCCGCGCTGGATGCGCGCCACGATGACGGCACGCTGATCCTGGCGCGCACCGACGCGGTCGCGGTCGAAGGGCTGGACGCCGCCATCGAGCGTGCCGAGGCTTACCTGGCATGCGGTGTCGATGCGCTGTTTATCGAAGCCGTGGTGTCGGCGGCCGACATGGACCGCGTCTGCGATCGCTTCGCGGCGCGCGTGCCGCTGCTGGCGAACATGGTCGAAGGCGGCCGCACGCCGATCCAGAGCGCGGCGGAACTGGGCGCGCGCGGCTACCGCATCGTGATCTATCCGGGCGGCACCGTGCGCTTCGCCTCGCGCCAGCTGCAGCGCTACTTCGCCGGTCTGCGCGCCGACGGCAGCACGCGCGCATTCCAGCAAGAAATGAACAACTTCGATGCCCTGAACCGGCTGATCGGCACGCCCCAATTGCTCGATGCCGGCCGCCGCTACGCGGCAGACGACTAG
- a CDS encoding MFS transporter → MAATAGIVTTADSAGHSAAAATARSGAVTRGNIVARIERMPGNAMHIRARLLIGLATFFDGFDVIAIAATLPLLIAQWSLTPVQIGVLIAAPSVGQLVGALLFPGLAERFGRLRSIGWSAGIIGLMSIACGFAPSFEIFLLLRIVQGLGLGGELPVAATYINEVTRAHGRGRFVLLYEVVFPIGLMVSNGVGAWLVPLYGWEVMYFIGGVPLVLFFILKRVIPESPRWLAEKGRLDEADAALRAFEARARAPLPPPADASRYDRMAQHPRRRLRDLVGKAYLGRTLAVWMLWATCGFIQYGLSTWLPTVYKTVYHAPLQLALNLAAAASVLGVVGSLVCAMIVDKVGRKPVINVSFLLCALSLVLAGVFHHASVYVVATFCALAMGFLASGFITAYVYTPELYPTSVRAMGCGLGGAWLKLAAIFAPTLIAGTIGNGTLNVAFFALAVVPALAAATVHWLGIETKGRVLEELEV, encoded by the coding sequence GTGGCCGCCACCGCAGGTATCGTGACCACGGCCGACAGCGCCGGCCACAGCGCGGCCGCGGCCACCGCCCGCAGCGGTGCCGTCACGCGCGGCAATATCGTCGCCCGCATCGAGCGCATGCCCGGCAATGCCATGCATATCCGCGCCCGCCTGCTGATCGGCCTGGCCACCTTTTTCGATGGCTTCGACGTGATCGCCATTGCCGCCACGCTGCCGCTGCTGATTGCGCAGTGGTCGCTGACGCCGGTGCAGATTGGGGTGCTGATTGCGGCGCCGTCGGTCGGCCAGCTGGTCGGCGCGCTGCTGTTCCCGGGGCTGGCCGAGCGCTTCGGGCGCTTGCGCTCGATCGGTTGGAGCGCGGGCATCATCGGCCTGATGAGCATTGCCTGCGGCTTCGCGCCGTCGTTCGAGATCTTCTTGCTGCTGCGCATCGTGCAGGGCCTGGGCCTCGGCGGCGAGCTGCCGGTGGCCGCCACCTATATCAACGAAGTCACGCGCGCGCACGGCCGCGGGCGCTTCGTGCTGCTGTACGAGGTGGTGTTCCCGATCGGCCTGATGGTGTCCAACGGCGTCGGCGCCTGGCTGGTGCCGCTGTACGGCTGGGAGGTGATGTACTTTATCGGCGGCGTGCCGCTGGTGCTGTTCTTCATCCTGAAGCGCGTGATTCCCGAATCGCCGCGCTGGCTGGCCGAAAAAGGCCGCCTGGACGAGGCCGACGCCGCGCTGCGCGCGTTCGAGGCACGCGCGCGGGCACCGCTGCCGCCGCCCGCCGATGCCAGCCGCTATGACCGCATGGCCCAGCATCCGCGCCGGCGCCTGCGCGACCTGGTCGGCAAGGCCTACCTGGGCCGCACGCTGGCGGTGTGGATGCTGTGGGCCACCTGCGGCTTTATCCAGTACGGCCTGTCGACCTGGCTGCCGACGGTCTACAAGACCGTCTACCACGCGCCGCTGCAGCTGGCGCTGAACCTGGCGGCCGCGGCCTCGGTGCTGGGCGTGGTGGGGTCGCTGGTCTGCGCCATGATCGTCGACAAGGTCGGGCGCAAGCCGGTGATCAACGTGTCGTTCCTGCTGTGCGCGCTGTCGCTGGTGCTGGCGGGCGTGTTCCACCATGCCTCGGTGTATGTGGTGGCAACCTTCTGCGCGCTGGCGATGGGCTTCCTGGCCAGCGGCTTTATCACCGCCTACGTCTACACGCCCGAGCTGTACCCGACCAGCGTGCGCGCCATGGGCTGCGGGCTGGGCGGCGCGTGGCTGAAGCTGGCCGCGATTTTCGCGCCCACGCTGATCGCCGGCACCATCGGCAACGGCACGCTCAATGTGGCCTTTTTCGCGCTGGCGGTGGTGCCGGCGCTGGCCGCTGCAACCGTGCACTGGCTCGGCATCGAGACCAAGGGGCGGGTGCTGGAGGAGCTGGAGGTCTGA
- a CDS encoding tripartite tricarboxylate transporter substrate binding protein, translating to MQRRDFLALLAAGTLLPAGVRAAPPAVTRILVGATPGGGTDLVARALAAGLEQRLRQTFIVENRGGAAGNIAATAVAKAEPDGSTLLLSYTSHAINPALFEKKPFDPLKDFTPVSLIASSPLLLVSRPDLGVKNVRELIALSKSRPGKLSIAVAGIGSANHLAGEMLKLEAGIDLVSVPYKGAAPAVADVVASQVDLLIGNVATVQPLLQAGKIRGLGVSSPKRLAAFPDIAPVAEVIPGFDYSSWYGLVGPAGMPADVVARLEQAARAAVAEPAMRKRLTGEGLVPVGSDAGQFRHFLQGEIARWAKVVAATGTRMG from the coding sequence ATGCAACGACGCGACTTCCTCGCGCTGCTGGCCGCCGGCACCTTGCTGCCGGCCGGCGTGCGTGCTGCGCCCCCCGCGGTGACCCGGATACTGGTCGGCGCCACTCCCGGCGGCGGCACCGACCTGGTGGCGCGCGCGCTCGCCGCCGGGCTGGAGCAGCGCCTCAGACAGACCTTCATTGTCGAGAACCGCGGCGGCGCCGCGGGCAATATCGCCGCCACGGCCGTGGCCAAGGCCGAACCGGACGGCAGCACGCTGCTGCTCAGCTATACCAGCCACGCAATCAATCCCGCGCTGTTCGAGAAAAAGCCGTTCGATCCGCTCAAGGACTTCACCCCGGTCTCGCTGATCGCAAGCTCGCCGCTGCTGCTGGTGTCGCGGCCGGACCTGGGAGTGAAGAATGTGCGCGAGCTGATTGCGCTGTCCAAGTCGCGGCCGGGCAAGCTCAGCATCGCCGTGGCCGGCATCGGCAGCGCCAATCACCTGGCCGGCGAAATGCTCAAGCTCGAGGCCGGCATCGACCTTGTCAGCGTGCCCTACAAAGGCGCGGCGCCTGCCGTGGCCGACGTGGTTGCCAGCCAGGTTGACCTGCTGATCGGCAATGTCGCCACGGTGCAGCCGCTGCTGCAGGCCGGCAAGATCCGCGGGCTGGGCGTCAGCAGCCCGAAACGACTGGCCGCGTTTCCCGATATCGCGCCGGTGGCCGAGGTGATTCCCGGCTTCGACTACAGCTCGTGGTACGGCCTGGTCGGCCCGGCCGGCATGCCGGCCGACGTGGTGGCCCGCCTGGAGCAAGCCGCGCGCGCGGCGGTGGCGGAGCCCGCGATGCGCAAGCGGCTGACCGGCGAGGGGCTGGTGCCGGTCGGCAGCGATGCCGGCCAGTTCAGGCATTTTTTGCAGGGCGAGATTGCGCGCTGGGCCAAGGTCGTTGCCGCCACCGGCACGCGCATGGGCTGA